The nucleotide window TATGGTTGCGGAAGGTTATTATGCAACGAAAGGGATTTACTCCATTTGCGAGGAGAAGAAGCTGAAACTGCCGATTATCAATGCCGTTTATGATATTCTTTACGAAGGAAAAAATGCGGAGAAACAATTTGCAAAACTCACAGAGAAACTGACTTAGTATTAATGATTTAATTAACAAAACATTACAATTTTCTATGGATTGATTGGAATAGAATTTGTAAATATTGCTCCGTTAAAGTAACAAACACAAAAAACAATAATGAAATATTCAAAATTAAAATTAGCTCAAGAGGCCATCAAACACAAAGGATTTCTCCAAAAGATTCCTTCTGTGATTCGGATGTTCAAATTATGGTACAGAGGCGAATACAAAATGAAATTCACCGATGTCCTGATTCCCGCATTGGCATTAATCTATGTTATATCACCAATCGATATCATTCCGGATTTCGTACCTGTTGTAGGGGCTTTGGATGATTTGGCAATCTTGGCTTTGGCCATTCCAATGCTGATGAAAGAAGTGGACAAATTCCTGCTTTGGGAAAGCCAACTCAGAAAAGGCAACCGCGAAATTCAGGACGCTGAAATAGTAGAATAAAAAAATCCCGATTCAAAACTGAATCGGGATTTTTATTTTTAAACGCTGATGACTTCTTCAATCTCCGGAGCGTGTTGCTTGATGGTACTTTCCACACCCAGCTTCATCGTAGAACTGCTGATACCACAGCTGGAACAGCTTCCCAATAGTTTTACGAACACTTTCTTCTCCTGAACGTCAACCAATTCAATATCGCCACCGTCTTTCTGCAAAAACGGACGAATGCTTTCCAAAGCATCCATCACCTTGGTTACCAGTTCTTCCTGAATTTGATTTGTATTATTATCCATTTTATATATTTTCCTTTTTAAATTACCCCGATTTAAGCCATTAGCAAAAAGCCAATCGCCAAAAGCTAATTACTTTTTCGGAGAACAACCAGCCATCGTTGTAATTTTCACAGCTTCGGTTGCAGGTAGATTTTTGTTTCTCTCAACAAGACTTTCTACCATATTCTGAGCAGTCTTGATGTAAATCTCAGAAATCTTT belongs to Chryseobacterium sp. KACC 21268 and includes:
- a CDS encoding DUF1232 domain-containing protein, whose product is MKYSKLKLAQEAIKHKGFLQKIPSVIRMFKLWYRGEYKMKFTDVLIPALALIYVISPIDIIPDFVPVVGALDDLAILALAIPMLMKEVDKFLLWESQLRKGNREIQDAEIVE
- a CDS encoding NifU family protein; amino-acid sequence: MDNNTNQIQEELVTKVMDALESIRPFLQKDGGDIELVDVQEKKVFVKLLGSCSSCGISSSTMKLGVESTIKQHAPEIEEVISV